Proteins from one Bartonella sp. HY328 genomic window:
- a CDS encoding glycoside hydrolase family 19 protein, with product MKLTAKMLRQIAGAHAKEHNIQSVIDAYNRYGARYGLDLPHRLAQFLAQILHESDGLFYNQEIWGPTKAQHRYDIRTDLGNTKERDGDGKKYKGWGLIQITGKANITAFYNWCLNEKMSPPNFIEQPEQIAKAPWSALCAFWYWNTNRINRYADRGDIEMVTKCVNGGLNGYADRLQWYDKASLALLGFDTIKDFQKNANIMVDGISGPRTRAEMHKALVKLSDKAALPKIITDAPVVEVKIPKQLDKPLHKTAPFWERITSIAGLAGISGASWLGDWRVITALAAALIFVSVFGLIFQDRITKAIRTLKAQM from the coding sequence ATGAAGCTGACAGCAAAAATGCTGCGTCAGATTGCTGGCGCACACGCAAAAGAACATAATATCCAATCTGTAATTGATGCTTATAATCGCTACGGCGCGCGCTATGGCCTTGATTTACCGCATCGCTTGGCACAATTTCTTGCCCAAATCCTGCATGAATCGGATGGGCTGTTTTACAACCAAGAAATATGGGGGCCAACCAAGGCGCAACACCGTTATGATATCCGCACCGACCTTGGCAATACTAAAGAGCGCGATGGCGATGGCAAAAAATACAAAGGCTGGGGCTTAATTCAAATTACCGGCAAGGCCAACATCACAGCCTTTTATAATTGGTGCCTTAATGAAAAAATGTCGCCGCCTAATTTTATTGAGCAGCCAGAACAAATCGCTAAAGCCCCTTGGTCTGCCCTTTGCGCCTTTTGGTATTGGAATACCAACCGCATCAATCGCTATGCTGATCGCGGCGATATTGAAATGGTGACGAAATGCGTTAATGGCGGGCTTAATGGCTATGCCGACCGCTTGCAATGGTATGATAAGGCAAGCCTTGCCCTACTTGGCTTTGATACAATTAAAGACTTTCAAAAAAATGCTAATATCATGGTGGACGGCATTTCAGGCCCACGCACGAGAGCAGAAATGCATAAAGCCTTAGTAAAGCTATCAGACAAAGCAGCTTTGCCAAAAATCATCACTGATGCTCCAGTGGTGGAGGTAAAAATTCCAAAGCAATTGGATAAGCCATTGCACAAAACCGCTCCATTTTGGGAGCGTATCACGTCCATTGCTGGCCTAGCAGGCATTAGTGGCGCCAGTTGGCTTGGCGATTGGCGGGTTATCACCGCTCTTGCGGCAGCGTTGATTTTTGTTTCAGTCTTTGGGCTTATTTTCCAAGACCGCATTACTAAGGCTATCCGCACCTTAAAGGCACAAATGTAA
- a CDS encoding WYL domain-containing protein, translated as MGYLLAVIFLVGWIYHWRKAKKLRGQLDIKDKQIAHLFRSSVIPPLEEDIAVLPQPAIAAIEAKPVEAKIEVVEQPNQDRIAEMERTIRRLENKTNSKFQNWFNENCRPVLVDANFQIEYRDFEGVVSERIITPKEICYQPQQKVYYISAFCHSRKEDRTFRSDNIISARNLDTNREIKELGKYLLKTQYY; from the coding sequence ATGGGGTATTTACTTGCCGTTATATTTTTAGTTGGTTGGATTTATCATTGGCGCAAGGCAAAAAAATTGCGTGGCCAGTTGGATATAAAAGATAAGCAAATTGCCCATTTGTTCCGTAGCTCTGTTATTCCCCCACTTGAAGAAGATATTGCAGTTTTACCACAGCCTGCAATAGCTGCGATTGAAGCAAAGCCAGTTGAAGCTAAAATTGAGGTAGTTGAGCAGCCGAACCAAGACCGTATTGCTGAAATGGAACGCACCATAAGACGGCTTGAAAACAAAACAAATAGCAAGTTTCAAAATTGGTTTAATGAAAACTGTCGTCCCGTCCTTGTTGACGCAAATTTTCAAATTGAATATCGTGATTTTGAAGGTGTGGTAAGTGAGCGCATCATTACCCCAAAAGAAATATGCTATCAGCCACAACAGAAAGTTTATTATATTTCAGCCTTTTGTCATTCACGCAAAGAAGATCGAACATTTAGAAGTGATAATATCATATCTGCACGCAATCTAGACACTAATCGTGAAATCAAAGAACTCGGAAAATACTTATTAAAAACACAATATTATTGA